Part of the Streptomyces sp. HSG2 genome, AGCGTGGCGGCGAGCCACTGCCAGGCGCCGCGGAGCTGCCAGTGGTCGACCTGCCCCAGTTCGATCACCGGGAGCAGCAGGTCCAGGGCGAACAGGGTCGGGTTCCAGGAGGGGTGCTCGTCGCTCTTCAGGGGGGCCAGGTCGGACTGGGCGAAGGCGATCGATCCCGCGGCCCACAACAGCGCCATCCACACCGCCGCCCGGCCGGGCCGGTACCCGTAGGCGACCGTCCAGTCCTGGACGTACCCCCACAGCTTGGCCGCCGCCGGCAGGCTCTCCCGCCGCCGACGCTGCTTGGCGAGCAGCACCTCCCGAGCCTGCTCGTCCTCGCCGCCCGCCCGCAACACCGCGGCCAGCCGTTCGTACGGCTCGGGGTGGTACTCGGCGGTGGCGGCTGCGACCCACCGCAGCCGCACGTCGAGAGGGAACGGGCCGCGCGGCACCAGGGTGTCGTAGGCGAAGCCGCCCATCTGAAGGCGCCCCGGCCCCGGCCAGCTGTCCGCCCGGTCCACCAGGCCGACCACCTTGGCCCCGGACAGCACGACCCGCCCCCGCTCGGGTCGCTCGCCGAGGAAGCGCAGTTCGGGGGTCTGGACCCGGCGCAGGGACAGTTCCTGCCCCTCCGCGAGGAGGAACCTGGCCAGCTCCAGGTCCAGGGCGTCGCCGAACCGGCCGTCGTCGAGCCGGACCCCTCCCCGGCACTCGAAACGTTGGATGCGGGTGCCCTGTGCCGGTGTGGTGCCGTGGAGAAGCGGATCGCCCACGCCGGCGGGTGTCAGGTAGAGGGTCCGGCCGACGGTGAGCTGGGGAGCGTTGAGAGCGAAGCGCGCGTAGGGGTGGTGCAGGCGCGCGCCGCGCAGGCTCAGCGACACCCCCACCGTCGCGCCGCGCAGGCTCGTCTCGCCGTGCGCCTCCAACAGCTCTCCTTGAAGGTCCTGACCGACGGCCAGACCGTCCGCCGCGATGGCCCGCCCGCTGCGGTCCCGATGGGCCACCGACTCGTTGAGCATCAGGTCCGTGCCGATCTGGGCGTCGGTCAGCCGGACCCCGCGATGGAAGCGGCAGCGCGGCAGGTGAAGATCGCCCTCGGTGTGCAGCCGGGCCGCCTCCAGTCGCGGCACGGAGCAGTCGATCAGTCGCACGGTGGCGCACCTGGCCTCGGGGAGCAGCACCTCGCGTTCGAATCGGCACCCGCGCAACTCGACATAGGGCACCACGACGCCCCCGGCGAGATCCATGGTGCCGCTGACCCGGACACCCGCCAGCTTCAACGCGGAGACCCGACCCGCCAGGGCGGGCGGCCCGTCCAGCAGGAGCCAGCACACCACCCGGGCCCGGACCGTTCGCTCCGGTCCCCAGGGATGGCCGCCGTGGGGGTCGTCCACCACCGAGTCTCCGCTGCTCAGGTCATACACCGTGCCATCGCGGAAGCGGTGCCACATGGCGGCCTCGGCCGACGTCAGATCCGCGGGCGGCCCCTCCGGCCGCGTGCGGGGTCTCTCGCTCAACCCCTGTCACCTCCCCGTCGCGTGCTCCCGGAGTCTCGTACACCCGTTCATGCCCCCGGGTGGTCGATCGGACACGTGGCGTGAGTGTCGAGGTGGAGAGGGCGCGCGGCCCCGTGCCCGCCGCGTATCAGCCCTCGATACGCGCGCACGGCGTCCGGCGGACGTCTGCGAGAATTGGTGACGTGATCTCCCGAATCGATCTGCGCGAGGAGGGCCTCCCCGAGGAGCCCGCCCTGCGCGCCCTGCTGCCCCGAGCCGACTTCGACGTCGCGGCCGCCCTGGAGAAGGTGGGCCCGATCTGCGAGGCCGTGGGCCATCATGGCGACACGGCGCTGATCGACTTCGCCGAGCGGTTCGACGGCGTGCGGCTGGACCGCGTCCGGGTCCCGGCGGCAGCCCTGACCCGAGCCCTCGAAGAGCTGGATCCGGCGGTGCGGGAGGCCCTGGAGGAGTCGATCGCGCGCGCCCGGCTGGTGCACCGGGCCCAACGCCGTACCACCCATACCACCCAGGTGGTGCCCGGTGGCACGGTCACCGAGAAGTGGGTCCCGGTGCGGCGGGTCGGCCTGTACGCGCCCGGCGGCAGGTCCGTCTACCCCTCCTCGGTGGTCATGAACGCCGTTCCCGCGCAGGAGGCGGGCGTCACCTCGATCGCGCTCGCCTCCCCGCCACAGCGGGAACACGGAGGCCTCCCTCACCCGACCATCCTGGCCGCCTGCGCTCTGCTGGGCGTCGACGAGGTGTACGCGGCCGGAGGGGCCACGGCCGTGGCGATGTTCGCCCACGGCACCGAGTCCTGCCCCGCCGCGGACATGGTCACCGGGCCCGGCAACATCTGGGTCGCTGCGGCCAAGCGCTACTTCACCGGGAAGATCGGCATCGACGCCGAGGCCGGACCGACCGAGATCGCCGTCCTGGCCGACGACACCGCCGACCCCGTCCACCTCGCCGCCGACCTGATCAGCCAGGCCGAGCACGACCCGTTGGCCGCCGCCGTGCTGGTCACGGATTCCGTCCCCCTGGCGGACGCCGTCGAGCGGGAGCTGGAGAACCAGGTCGCCGCCGCCCGCCACGTGGAGGACCGGATCCGGCCCGCCCTCACCGGGCGCCAGTCCGCCATCGTGCTGGTGCGTGGTGTGGAGGACGGGCTTCGCGTGGTCGACGCCTACGGTGCCGAGCACCTGGAGATCCAGACGGCCGACGCCGCGGCCCTCGCCGACCGGGTGCGGAACGCCGGCGCGATCTTCGTCGGCCCGTGGGCGCCGGTCTCCCTGGGCGACTACGCGGCCGGGTCCAACCACGTCCTGCCCACCGGCGGCTGTGCCTGCCACAGCTCCGGGCTGTCGGTCCAGTCCTTCCTCCGCGGCATCCACGTCGTGGACTACACCCGGGAAGCCCTGGCCGACGTCGCGCACCACGTGGTCACGCTGGCGGAGGCCGAGGACCTGCCGGCGCACGGCGCGGCGATCAAGGCCCGCTTCGAGTGGAAGGTCCCCGAGAGCACGTGACCGACATCGACGACCTCCCCGTGCGGGACGAACTGCGCGGCAAGTCCCCGTACGGCGCTCCCCAACTGGACGTACCCGTTCGGCTGAACACCAACGAGAACCCCTACCCGCTGCCGGACCCCTTGGTGGAGCGGATCGCCGAGCGGGTCCGTGAGGCGGCGCGCCACCTCAACCGCTATCCGGACCGCGACGCCGTGGAGCTGCGCGGGCGGCTCGCGGAGTACCTGACCCGTACCTCGGGTTTCCCCGTCGACCATCGGCGCGTCTGGGCGGCGAACGGTTCCAACGAGGTGCTCCAGCAGGTGTTGCAGACCTTCGGCGGGCCCGGCCGGACGGCCATCGGTTTCGAGCCGTCGTACTCCATGCACGCGCTGATCGCCAGGGGAACCGGCACCCACTGGGTCTCCGGCCCCCGCTCGGAGGACTTCTCCGTCGACGTCGACGCCGCCCGGAAGGCGATCGACGCGCACCGACCGCACGTCGTGTTCGTCACCACCCCCAACAACCCCACCGGCGCCTCCGTGCCCCGCGACACGGTCGTCGCGCTGTACGACGCCGCGCAGGCGGCGGGGCCCGCCATGGTGGTGGTCGACGAGGCGTACGTGGAGTTCAGCCACGGCGACTCGCTTCTGCCGCTGTTGGACGGCCGCCCCCACCTGGTGATCTCCCGCACGATGTCGAAGGCCTTCGGCGCGGCGGGGCTGCGCCTGGGCTACCTCGCCGCCGATCCCGCCGTCGTCGACGCCGTCCAGCTCGTCCGGCTGCCGTACCACCTCTCGGCGATCACCCAGGCGACCGCGCTGGCCGCGTTGGAACACACCGACACGCTGCTCGGCTACGTCGAACGACTCAAGGCCGAGCGGGACCGGCTGGTCGCGCGGTTGCGCGGGATCGGCTACGACGTGGTCGAGTCCGACGCCAACTTCGTGCAGTTCGGGCGTTTCCGTGACGCGCACGCCGCCTGGCGCTCGATCCTCGACCGCGGCGTGTTGGTCCGCGACAACGGCGTGCCGGGATGGCTGCGGGTCACCGCCGGCACCCCGGAGGAGAACGACGCCTTCCTCGACGCGGTCGAGGAAGTGAAGAAGGAGCAGAGCACATGAGTCGCGAGGCGCGTGTCGGACGCATCGAACGCACCACCAAGGAGACCTCGGTCGTCGTCGAGATCGATCTCGACGGCACCGGCCGGACCGACATCGCCACCGGCGTCGGCTTCTACGATCACATGCTGGACCAACTCGGTCGTCACGGCCTGTTCGACCTGACCGTGAAGACCGACGGGGACCTGCACATCGACTCCCACCACACCATCGAGGACACCGCCCTCGCGCTGGGGGCCGCCTTCCGGCAGGCGCTGGGGGACAAGACGGGGATCCACCGCTTCGGCACCTGCTCGGTTCCCCTGGACGAATCGCTCGCCCAGGTCACCGTCGATCTCTCCGGCCGTCCGTACCTGGTGCACACCGAGCCGGAGCGGATGGCGCCGATGATCGGCGAGTACGACACCACGATGACCCGACACATCCTGGAGTCCTTCGTCGCCCAGGCCCGGGTCGCCCTGCACGTGCACGTGCCCTACGGTCGCAACGCCCACCACATCGTGGAGTGCCAGTTCAAGGCGCTGGCCAGGGCGCTTCGCCAAGCCGCCGAACGCGACCCCCGGGCCGCCGGCATCCTGCCCTCGACGAAGGGCGCCCTGTAGCCGTGAACGGTCTGTCGACCCTTCTCATCGTCGTCGGCCTGTTCCTGGTGGGCGGGGTGATCTCCTTCGCCAAACAGGGCCAACCCAAGGGGTTGATCGTGCTGTTGTCGATCGGAGCGGGGATGGCCCTGCTCGCCGGTGTCCTACGGCTGGAGGTATAGGAACGTGAGCGCCAAGAGCGTCGTCGTCTTCGACTACGGCTTCGGCAACGTCCGCTCCGCCGAGCGTGCCCTCGCCAGGGCCGGAGCGGATGTCGAGATCACCCGGGACTTCGACCGCGCCATGAACGCCGACGGCCTGCTGGTCCCCGGCGTGGGCGCCTTCGCCGCGTGCATGAGCGGTCTGCGGGCGGCCCGAGGCGACTGGGTGGTGGACCGCCGGCTCGCCGGCGGGCGTCCCGTGATGGGCATCTGCGTCGGCATGCAGATCCTGTTCGCGCGCGGCATCGAGCACGGGGTGGAGACCGAGGGACTCGACGAGTGGCCCGGCACCGTCGGGCCACTCAAGGCCGAGGTCGTGCCCCACATGGGCTGGAACACCGTCGACGCCCCGGCCGACTCCCGACTGTTCGCGGGCCTGGACCCGGGGGCCCGCTACTACTTCGTGCACTCCTACGCCGTCCACGACTGGTCCCTGGAGACCCACAACCCGCTCATCGCGCCTCCCACGGTCACCTGGTCCACCCACGGCCGGCCGTTCGTCGCGGCGGTGGAGAACGGCGCGCTGTGGGCCACGCAGTTCCACCCCGAGAAGTCCGGCGACGCCGGAGCCCAGCTCCTCACCAACTGGATCGAGACCCTGTAGAGATGACCACGCTCGAACTCCTCCCCGCCGTCGACGTCCGCGACGGGCAGGCCGTCCGTCTGGTGCACGGCGAGTCCGGCACCGAGACCTCCTACGGCTCGCCGCTGGACGCCGCGCTCGCCTGGCAACGCGCGGGCGCCGAGTGGCTGCACCTGGTCGACCTCGACGCGGCCTTCGGCACCGGCACCAACCGCGAGCTGATCGCCGAGGTCACCGGAGCCATGGACATCAAGGTCGAGCTGTCCGGCGGCATCCGCGACGACGACACGCTCGCCGCCGCCCTCGCCACCGGCTGCACCCGCGTCAACCTGGGCACGGCGGCCCTGGAGGCCCCCGAATGGGTGGCGTCGGTCATCGCCCGCCATGGCGATCGGATCGCCGTCGGCCTCGATGTCCGGGGCACCACCCTGCGCGGTCGGGGCTGGACCCGGGACGGCGGGGACCTGTACGAGACCCTCGCCCGCCTCGACCGGGAGGGCTGCCCCCGCTACGTCGTCACCGACATCGCCAAGGACGGCACCCTCCAGGGACCCAACCTCGCGCTGCTGCGGAACGTCTGCGCGGCGACCGATCGACCCGTCGTGGCCTCGGGCGGCGTGGCCGGCCTGGACGACCTGCGCGCCCTGGCCGGGCTGGTGCCCCTCGGCGTCGAGGGTGCCATCGTCGGCAAGGCGCTCTACGCGAAGGCCTTCACCCTGGAGGAGGCCCTGCGGGTGGTGTCGGAGTGATGGTCGGGAAGAGGCGGCCGGTCGGCCGAGGAAGCCGCCAGAGAGGGCCGGTCGGGGCCCGGAGGAGCGCGGAGTCATGACCCTGGCGGTCCGAGTCATCCCCTGCCTGGACGTGGACGGCGGCCGGGTCGTCAAGGGTGTCAACTTCCAGGACCTGCGCGACGCCGGCGACCCCGTCGAGATGGCCAAGGTCTACGACGCCGAGGGCGCGGACGAGCTGACGTTCCTCGACATCACCGCCTCCTCGGGCAACCGCGAGACCACCTACGACGTGGTACGACGCACGGCCGAGCAGGTGTTCATCCCCCTCACGGTGGGGGGAGGCGTCCGTACCGCCGAGGACGTCGACCGACTGCTTCGGGCCGGTGCCGACAAGGTCGGCGTCAACACCGCCGCGATCTCCCGCCCCGAACTGATCAAGGAGATCGCCGAGCGTTTCGGCCGGCAGGTCCTGGTCCTCTCCGTCGACGCCCGACGCGTCGCGCCGGACACCTTCGAGGTGACGACGCACGGCGGCCGACGGGGCACCGGCCTGGACGCGGTCGAGTGGGCCCACCGCGCGGCCGAACTCGGCGCGGGCGAGATCCTGCTGAACTCGATGGACGCCGACGGCACCAGGGACGGCTACGACCTGGACATGATCGCCGCGGTGCGCCGGCACGTCACGGTGCCCGTCATCGCCTCCGGGGGCGCCGGAAGGCTCGCGGACTTCCCGCCCGCCGTCGCGGCGGGTGCCGACGCGGTCCTCGCGGCCTCCGTCTTCCACTTCGGGGACCTGCGCGTCGGCCAGGTCAAGGACACCCTCGGAGCGGCGGGCCACCCCGTGCGGCGGTGACCCGGCCGGCCCGCCGGTGGCCACGCCCACCCGGGCGATCCCGACGCGCAGGCTCGCCGCCCCGCGTCGGCATCGCCCGGTGCCGCCGTCAGGCCGCGTCGAGCTTGGCCAGCGCGTCCGCGTCGCCCTCCAACTCCACGCGCGCCGCGGCGCGCCGCCCGAACGCGAAGAGCAGAAGCTCCGAAGGCTCCCCCGTCGCCGTCACCACCGGCGTCCCGCGCCGGGCCACCACCGTCCGCCCGTCGGGGCGCCGCAGCACCAGGCCCGTCGGCAGTCCCCGCCCCAGCATCCGGGCCACGCGCTCCAGACGGGACCACAGGGCGTCCTGGAAGACGGGGTCCAGCTCTCGCGGCGCCCAGTCCTTCTGGGCACGTCGGACGTCCTCGGCGTGCACGTAGAACTCGACCGTGTTCGCCGCCTCGTCCACCTGCTTCACGGCGAACGGGGAGAAGCGCGGCGGACCGTTGCGGATCAGCTGGATCAGCTCGGAGTAGGGCTTGTCGGTGAACTCCTCGGTCACCTTGTCCAACCGAGCGGCCAACTGCTTGATCAGCATGCCGCCGGCGGCGTCCGGGCGACGCTCGCGCACCACGACGTGGGCGGCGAGATCACGGGTTCTCCAACCCTCGCACAGGGTGGGCGCGTCCGGTCCCGCCGTCTCCAGCAGTTCCGCGAGCAAGAGGCGTTCACGCTTGGCGAATGTCGACATGGGGCCAGCCTACGGGTGGCCCGGCCGCGCACCCAACAAGCCCGGGGCGGCAGCGGGCTCACTCGCGCGCCGCGCACGGCACAATGGGCGGCATGACCCGCACCACCACTCCGGCCGACGGCCTGGACCCGCGCATCGCGGCCCGCCTGAAGCGCGCCCCCGACGGGCTCCTGCCCGCCATCGCCCAGCAGTACGACACCGGCGAGGTGCTCATGCTGGGCTGGATGGACGACGAGGCCCTGCACCGCACGCTCACCAGCGGACGCTGCACGTACTGGTCGCGCAGCAGGGGCGAGTACTGGGTCAAGGGCGACACCTCCGGCCACGTCCAGTGGGTGAAGGCCGTGGCGCTGGACTGCGACGGCGACACCGTCCTCGTCCGCGTCGACCAGGTCGGCCCCGCCTGCCACACCGGCACGCGGACCTGCTTCGACAGTGACGTGCTCCTCGACGGCGACGGCGACGGCGACCGGGGCGGCGCGTCCGCCGCGGGTCAGTAGGGTCTGCGGTCATGGACCTCGAGACGTTCCGCAAGTTGGCCGGCGACCGCCGGGTCATCCCGGTCACCCGCAAGCTCCTCGCCGACGGCGACACCCCGGTGGGGCTGTACCGCAAGCTCGCCGCCGAGCGCCCGGGCACCTTCCTGCTGGAGTCCGCGGAGAACGGCCGTGCCTGGTCCCGCTATTCCTTCGTGGGCGTCCGCTCGTCCGCCGCCCTGACCGAACGGGACGGACGGGCGCACTGGCTCGGCGAACCGCCGACGGGGGTCCCCGTCGAGGGAGACCCCCTGGACGCGCTCCGCGCCACGATCCAGGCCCTGCACACCCCGCGGGACCTCGCCCACGACCTCGGTCTCCCTCCCTTCACCGGCGGCATGGTCGGATACCTGGGCTACGACATCGTGCGACGCCTGGAGCGGATCGGCCCGGGAGACCGCGACGACCTCCGCCTGCCCGAGCTGACCATGCTGCTCACCAGTGATCTCGCGGTCATGGACCACTGGGAGGGCTCCGTCCTGCTCATCGCCAACGCCATCAACCACAACGACCTCGCCACGGGTGTGGACGAGGCCCACGCCGACGCGGTGGCCCGACTGGACGCCATGCAGGCCGACCTGACGCGCCCGGTGGCGCAGCCGCCGGCCGCGTTGCCGCCCTCTCGTCTGCCCTCCTACACCGCCAGGTGGGGCGGCGCCGACTTCCAGGCGGCCGTCGAGGACGTCAAGGAGCGCATCCGCGCCGGCGAGGCCTTCCAGGTGGTGCCCTCCCAGAGGTTCGAGACGCCGTGCACGGCGAGCGCCCTCGACGTCTACCGAGTCCTGCGGGCCACGAACCCCTCGCCCTACATGTACCTGTTCCGCTTCGAGGGCTTCGACGTGGTGGGTTCCTCCCCGGAGGCCCTGGTCAAGGTCGAGGACGGACGGGCGATGCTGCACCCCATCGCCGGCACCAGGCACCGCGGGGCCACCCCGAAGGAGGACCAGGCCCTCGCGGACGACCTCCTCGCCGACCCCAAGGAACGCGCCGAGCACCTGATGCTCGTCGACCTCGGCCGCAACGACCTCGGGCGGGTCTGCGAACCGGGCTCGGTGGAGGTCGTCGACTTCATGTCCATCGAGCGGTACTCGCACGTGATGCACATCGTCTCCACGGTCACCGGGCGCGTCGCCGCCGACCGGACCGCCTTCGACGTGCTCACCGCGTGTTTCCCTGCGGGCACCCTCTCCGGCGCGCCGAAGCCTCGCGCCATGCAGATCATCGACGAGCTCGAACCCTCCCGGCGCGGCCTCTACGGCGGCTGCGTCGGCTATCTCGACTTCGCCGGCGACTCCGACACGGCGATCGCCATCCGGACCGCTCTGCTCAGGGACGGCGTCGCCCACGTCCAGGCCGGCGCCGGCGTCGTCGCCGACTCCGACCCGGTCGCCGAGGACACCGAGTGCCGCAACAAGGCGGCGGCCGTGCTCCGGGCGGTGGACACCGCGAACCGGCTGGGAGGCTGACAGGTGCCCACGGGCCCCGGCCCGCGAGGGCGTGCCCGGGAGCCGGGATCACCCCACACGGGACATTCCGGGGTGCCCCGGGTGACCGCTCGCCGGACGTTCGGGCGATAGTGGAGTACGTGACTGCCGAACCCCCCGCCCCCGCCGACCCCGAACCCCCCGCCCCCGCCGACCCCGGGCACCCCGCCCCCGCCGCGCGCCGGAGCCTCGCCCTCGCCCTCCTCGGGGGCGCGCTCGGCGTGGCCCTCGTACTGCTCTCCAGCCGACAGGAGTGGGCGACGGGCACCGTCTCGGTCGCGGGCGGCGACTTCCCGGCGACCGCGAGCGGCGGCGAGGTCACGGGGGTGCCCGCGGCCCTGGCCGTCGTCGGCCTCGCAGCGCTCGTCGCGCTCTTCGCGGTGCGCCGGGCCGGGCGCCGGGCCGTGGCGGTGGTGCTCGCGCTCAGCGGTGCCGGCGCCCTCGTCTCGGCCCTGCCGCGTGTCTGGGTCGGCGGGGCACTCGACGAGCGCGCCGCCGCCGTGGCCGGCGACACCACGGCCTCCGTCCACTCGGTGGCCACCACGGCGTGGCCGTACACGTCCGTGGCAGGCGGCGCGCTGATCCTGCTGGCCGGTCTGCTCGCACTCCGCCACGGACGGTGGTGGCCGGCGATGTCGGGGCGCCACGAGCGGAGCGGTCCGGACGGACGGCCGCGCGCCGTCCGGACCGCCGGCGTGCCCGAGCGCCCCGAGGACCTCTGGAAGGCCCTGGATCGCGGGGAGGACCCCACCGGTGGCGAGCCCGAGGCGAGCGGCGAACGCGTCGGCCCGTCCGACTGACCCGACGGCCGCCTGCGGACGACGCGTCCCACCGGGCCCGGCACCCCCGCTGCCGACTCCCGTGACGGTGCGGGACAATGACACCGAGCGTCCTGCTCAGACACGTACACAGCAACGAGGAGCAAGCAATGGCGGGCAGCAGCCACGGTCACACCCCGGCCGCCTGGACCGGTGTCATCATCGCCTTCGTCGGTTTCTGCGCGGCGGGCGCGTTCATGGTGATGGACCAGCCGTACGGCTTCTGGGCCGGCATGGCCGTCGTCCTCCTCGGCGGCGTCGTCGGCGGGATCATGCGGATGATGGGTCTCGGTCAGCCCAAGGAGGTCCACCCGGTCCACGCGGCCACCGACGAGCACCGCGCCGCCGGCGCGGCGGGCTGACCCCGGCCGGAGTCGCTTCCCGAACGTCGGGAGTCGGACCATCCATCTCTCGCGCGTCTCCCCCGAGCCGGGCACGATGCCTCCATGGACGTCCTCGACCGGCGGAGACCCGCCCCGACCCCGAAGAGGCCCGGCAGGGCCTCGACGGTCGCTCGGGTGGCCCGCCCGGTCGCGGTGCTCGCGGGCGTCGTCGGGGCCTTCGCCTTCGTCGCCGCCGTGGACCCCAACGAACCGGGCCACTACCCGGGCTGCCCGCTGTTGGAGTTCACCGGGATTCACTGCCCCGGTTGCGGTGGCCTGCGCAGCGCCCACGCCTTCGCCCACGGCGATCTGGCCACGGCGCTCCAGGCCAACGCGCCGGCGGTGTGCGGCTATCTGGCGTTCCTGGCGCTGTGGACCGCCTGGGTGGTGCGGGCCGCCCGCGACCGGCCGGCCCCCGGGGCACCCGGACGGGCGTACGCCTGGGGCCTGAGCGCTCTGCTCCTGGTCTTCACCGTCGTCCGCAACCTGCCGCCCGTCGACTGGTTGCGGCCCTGAACACCCGCCGGTCGGCCCCGGACCCGGCCCCCGCCGCGTGCGAGGTGCCCTGCCGGCTCCGGATACCATCGCAGTGACCATTGGTTTCACCGTCAGGAAGGGGGTCGCTCGCGTGAGTGTCCTCGACGAGATCATCGACGGAGTCCGGGCCGACCTCGTGGAACGGCAGGCGCGCGTCGGCCTCGACGAACTGAAGGAGCGCGCCGCCCGGGCCCCGGCCGCGAGGGACGGCGCGGCGGCCCTGCGCGGGGAGGGTGTCGGGGTCATCTGCGAGGTCAAGCGTTCCAGCCCCTCCAAGGGCGCGCTGGCGGCCATCGCCGACCCGGCCGGGCTCGCCGCCGACTACGAGGCGGGCGGGGCGTCGGTCATCTCCGTCCTCACCGAGGGGCGCCGCTTCGGCGGTTCGCTCGCGGACCTGGAGGCGGTCCGCGCCCGGGTGGACATCCCGGTGCTGCGCAAGGACTTCATCGTCACGTCCTACCAGTTGTGGGAGGCGCGTGCCCACGGCGCCGACCTGGTGCTGCTGATCGTCGCCGCGCTGGAGCAGCCGGCCCTGGAGTCCCTGATCGAGAGAGCCGTCTCCATCGGCCTGACCCCGCTCGTCGAGGTGCACGACGAGGAGGAGGCCGACCGCGCGGTCGACGCCGGTGCGAAGATCATCGGGGTCAACGCGCGCGACCTCAAGACCCTGGAGGTGGACCGGGGCACCTTCGGGCGGGTGGCCCCGGAGATCCCGGCGGGCATCGTGAAGGTGGCCGAGTCCGGTGTCCGAGGTCCGCACGACCTGATCGCCTACGCCAACGAGGGCGCCGACGCCGTCCTGGTGGGCGAGTCCCTGGTCACCGGCCGCGACCCGCGGACGGCGGTCGCCGACCTGGTGGCCGCGGGCGCTCACCCGGCGCTGCGACACGGGCGCGCCTGACCCCCCGCTATTCTTGACACGATGACGTCCGCGACCCCGCC contains:
- a CDS encoding oxidoreductase; amino-acid sequence: MSERPRTRPEGPPADLTSAEAAMWHRFRDGTVYDLSSGDSVVDDPHGGHPWGPERTVRARVVCWLLLDGPPALAGRVSALKLAGVRVSGTMDLAGGVVVPYVELRGCRFEREVLLPEARCATVRLIDCSVPRLEAARLHTEGDLHLPRCRFHRGVRLTDAQIGTDLMLNESVAHRDRSGRAIAADGLAVGQDLQGELLEAHGETSLRGATVGVSLSLRGARLHHPYARFALNAPQLTVGRTLYLTPAGVGDPLLHGTTPAQGTRIQRFECRGGVRLDDGRFGDALDLELARFLLAEGQELSLRRVQTPELRFLGERPERGRVVLSGAKVVGLVDRADSWPGPGRLQMGGFAYDTLVPRGPFPLDVRLRWVAAATAEYHPEPYERLAAVLRAGGEDEQAREVLLAKQRRRRESLPAAAKLWGYVQDWTVAYGYRPGRAAVWMALLWAAGSIAFAQSDLAPLKSDEHPSWNPTLFALDLLLPVIELGQVDHWQLRGAWQWLAATLILLGWILATTVAAGATRLLRRG
- the hisF gene encoding imidazole glycerol phosphate synthase subunit HisF codes for the protein MTLAVRVIPCLDVDGGRVVKGVNFQDLRDAGDPVEMAKVYDAEGADELTFLDITASSGNRETTYDVVRRTAEQVFIPLTVGGGVRTAEDVDRLLRAGADKVGVNTAAISRPELIKEIAERFGRQVLVLSVDARRVAPDTFEVTTHGGRRGTGLDAVEWAHRAAELGAGEILLNSMDADGTRDGYDLDMIAAVRRHVTVPVIASGGAGRLADFPPAVAAGADAVLAASVFHFGDLRVGQVKDTLGAAGHPVRR
- the hisB gene encoding imidazoleglycerol-phosphate dehydratase HisB, with product MSREARVGRIERTTKETSVVVEIDLDGTGRTDIATGVGFYDHMLDQLGRHGLFDLTVKTDGDLHIDSHHTIEDTALALGAAFRQALGDKTGIHRFGTCSVPLDESLAQVTVDLSGRPYLVHTEPERMAPMIGEYDTTMTRHILESFVAQARVALHVHVPYGRNAHHIVECQFKALARALRQAAERDPRAAGILPSTKGAL
- a CDS encoding TIGR03085 family metal-binding protein — protein: MSTFAKRERLLLAELLETAGPDAPTLCEGWRTRDLAAHVVVRERRPDAAGGMLIKQLAARLDKVTEEFTDKPYSELIQLIRNGPPRFSPFAVKQVDEAANTVEFYVHAEDVRRAQKDWAPRELDPVFQDALWSRLERVARMLGRGLPTGLVLRRPDGRTVVARRGTPVVTATGEPSELLLFAFGRRAAARVELEGDADALAKLDAA
- the hisI gene encoding phosphoribosyl-AMP cyclohydrolase, with product MTRTTTPADGLDPRIAARLKRAPDGLLPAIAQQYDTGEVLMLGWMDDEALHRTLTSGRCTYWSRSRGEYWVKGDTSGHVQWVKAVALDCDGDTVLVRVDQVGPACHTGTRTCFDSDVLLDGDGDGDRGGASAAGQ
- the priA gene encoding bifunctional 1-(5-phosphoribosyl)-5-((5-phosphoribosylamino)methylideneamino)imidazole-4-carboxamide isomerase/phosphoribosylanthranilate isomerase PriA; translation: MTTLELLPAVDVRDGQAVRLVHGESGTETSYGSPLDAALAWQRAGAEWLHLVDLDAAFGTGTNRELIAEVTGAMDIKVELSGGIRDDDTLAAALATGCTRVNLGTAALEAPEWVASVIARHGDRIAVGLDVRGTTLRGRGWTRDGGDLYETLARLDREGCPRYVVTDIAKDGTLQGPNLALLRNVCAATDRPVVASGGVAGLDDLRALAGLVPLGVEGAIVGKALYAKAFTLEEALRVVSE
- the hisD gene encoding histidinol dehydrogenase translates to MISRIDLREEGLPEEPALRALLPRADFDVAAALEKVGPICEAVGHHGDTALIDFAERFDGVRLDRVRVPAAALTRALEELDPAVREALEESIARARLVHRAQRRTTHTTQVVPGGTVTEKWVPVRRVGLYAPGGRSVYPSSVVMNAVPAQEAGVTSIALASPPQREHGGLPHPTILAACALLGVDEVYAAGGATAVAMFAHGTESCPAADMVTGPGNIWVAAAKRYFTGKIGIDAEAGPTEIAVLADDTADPVHLAADLISQAEHDPLAAAVLVTDSVPLADAVERELENQVAAARHVEDRIRPALTGRQSAIVLVRGVEDGLRVVDAYGAEHLEIQTADAAALADRVRNAGAIFVGPWAPVSLGDYAAGSNHVLPTGGCACHSSGLSVQSFLRGIHVVDYTREALADVAHHVVTLAEAEDLPAHGAAIKARFEWKVPEST
- a CDS encoding histidinol-phosphate transaminase, yielding MTDIDDLPVRDELRGKSPYGAPQLDVPVRLNTNENPYPLPDPLVERIAERVREAARHLNRYPDRDAVELRGRLAEYLTRTSGFPVDHRRVWAANGSNEVLQQVLQTFGGPGRTAIGFEPSYSMHALIARGTGTHWVSGPRSEDFSVDVDAARKAIDAHRPHVVFVTTPNNPTGASVPRDTVVALYDAAQAAGPAMVVVDEAYVEFSHGDSLLPLLDGRPHLVISRTMSKAFGAAGLRLGYLAADPAVVDAVQLVRLPYHLSAITQATALAALEHTDTLLGYVERLKAERDRLVARLRGIGYDVVESDANFVQFGRFRDAHAAWRSILDRGVLVRDNGVPGWLRVTAGTPEENDAFLDAVEEVKKEQST
- the hisH gene encoding imidazole glycerol phosphate synthase subunit HisH, whose translation is MSAKSVVVFDYGFGNVRSAERALARAGADVEITRDFDRAMNADGLLVPGVGAFAACMSGLRAARGDWVVDRRLAGGRPVMGICVGMQILFARGIEHGVETEGLDEWPGTVGPLKAEVVPHMGWNTVDAPADSRLFAGLDPGARYYFVHSYAVHDWSLETHNPLIAPPTVTWSTHGRPFVAAVENGALWATQFHPEKSGDAGAQLLTNWIETL